CTTTATCTATAAGTTTGACGCCCGCCGCGTCCAACCGCTTCAGCTCTGCCGCCACATCATCCACCTCAAAGCAGATATGCTGAAGGCCGGGCCCGCGAGTCTCAAGAAACTTGGCGATGGGCGAATCAGGCGAGTCGGGCTGGACCAGCTCGATCCGGGTCTCGCCCACCGGAATGAACCCCACCCTTACCTTGGACCCGGCGACTACTTCCTTGCCGCTGACGGCCAGCCCCAACTTTTCAGTATAGAACCTCGCAGCTTCATCCACATTGCCAACGGCGATCGCGACATGAGATACTCTCTTGACCATGCAACTCTCCTAGCGCATCCGGTCATATTCCCCGAAGACACCGCGGAGCGCGTCAGAAATCTCGCCGACCGTGCAACCAAGGCGCACTGCTGCGACGATGGGCTCCATCAGGTTTCCTGTAGCGGCCGCAGTTTCGCCCACGCGGGCCAGAGCCTGCTTGACCTGTCCGCAATCCCGAGTCCGCTTGAACCGCTCCAGTTCCGCTGTCCTGCGGTTGCCCAGCTCCGGGTCCAC
The bacterium genome window above contains:
- the mce gene encoding methylmalonyl-CoA epimerase, with translation MVKRVSHVAIAVGNVDEAARFYTEKLGLAVSGKEVVAGSKVRVGFIPVGETRIELVQPDSPDSPIAKFLETRGPGLQHICFEVDDVAAELKRLDAAGVKLIDKVPHPGAHGTMVGFIHPAATGGVLVELSEQK